Proteins encoded together in one Cicer arietinum cultivar CDC Frontier isolate Library 1 chromosome 4, Cicar.CDCFrontier_v2.0, whole genome shotgun sequence window:
- the LOC101503950 gene encoding transcription factor bHLH48 has product MEQSTLESIQFNEEILGIMAPAPETANSFTALLELPPTQVVELLHSSEHTGKLPLHVSNPKPYPLTSVICGGTSNLTFPSNAALVERAARFSVFAGENPPQTEVKDEQQETDSNPSLTQGGGDCVSDPTVENKNSKGAKRKQLEKKVKVSSKKSKSIADENSGNGEELPYVHVRVRRGQATDSHSLAERARREKINARMKLLQELVPGCNKISGTALVLDKIINHVQSLQHEVEILSMKLAAVNPIIDFNLDSILATEGVSLMDSNFPTTVTPVMWPEISHNGNRPQFQQPWQSDGFHQPLWGREENNPNFMTPENSLLSYDSPANSVSLHSNQLKMEL; this is encoded by the exons ATGGAGCAAAGTACGCTCGAGTCCATTCAGTTCAACGAAGAAATTCTGGGAATCATGGCTCCGGCGCCGGAAACCGCGAACTCTTTCACCGCACTTCTCGAACTACCTCCGACGCAAGTCGTCGAGCTTCTCCACTCGTCGGAGCATACCGGAAAACTGCCTCTACACGTCAGTAACCCGAAACCCTATCCACTAACTTCCGTCATTTGCGGCGGTACAAGTAATTTGACCTTCCCTTCCAACGCCGCGTTGGTCGAACGCGCTGCAAGATTCTCCGTGTTCGCTGGAGAGAATCCGCCGCAGACGGAAGTGAAAGATGAGCAACAAGAGACCGATTCGAACCCGAGTTTAACTCAGGGAGGTGGTGACTGTGTCTCTGATCCCACCGTGGAGAACAAGAACTCCAAGGGTGCGAAGAGGAAGCAGCTAGAGAAGAAG GTTAAAGTGTCTTCTAAGAAGAGCAAGAGTATCGCCGATGAGAATTCCGGCAACGGCGAAGAGCTTCCGTATGTTCACGTTCGTGTTCGTCGAGGTCAAGCCACGGATAGCCATAGTTTAGCAGAAAGG GCTAGGAGAGAGAAGATAAATGCTCGAATGAAACTGTTACAAGAGCTGGTCCCCGGTTGCAACAAG ATATCAGGAACGGCGTTGGTTTTGGATAAAATCATCAACCATGTACAATCTCTACAGCATGAAGTGGAG ATTTTATCAATGAAACTTGCAGCAGTTAACCCAATAATTGATTTCAACCTTGACAGCATATTGGCAACAGAA GGAGTGTCTCTCATGGACAGTAACTTCCCTACCACAGTCACACCCGTCATGTGGCCAGAAATCTCACACAATGGAAACAGACCGCAGTTTCAGCAACCGTGGCAATCTGATGGGTTCCACCAACCACTATGGGGGAGAGAAGAAAACAACCCTAATTTCATGACCCCAGAAAACTCACTTTTGAGTTATGACTCACCAGCAAATTCAG TATCTTTGCATTCAAATCAGTTGAAGATGGAGCTATGA